The following proteins are co-located in the Dietzia timorensis genome:
- a CDS encoding dihydrofolate reductase family protein has translation MSKVTFSVACSLDGYQTDSDGDYSWAEPSEEVISAINEDLRDVSTYLYGRRMYQEMAVWETDPAVAAQSPETERFAEAWKAADKVVFSRSLESVWTERTRLERELTTETLRAAKYGAQGNLTIEGPILARSALERGMVDEVELLLCPIIVGGGSPVFPAGVFSKLELTRERRFDNGMVQVRYDVRR, from the coding sequence ATGAGCAAAGTCACATTCTCAGTCGCGTGTTCGCTAGACGGCTACCAGACCGATTCGGACGGGGATTACTCGTGGGCGGAACCTTCGGAAGAAGTGATCTCCGCGATCAACGAGGATCTTCGCGATGTCAGCACGTACCTTTACGGCCGCCGCATGTATCAAGAAATGGCCGTGTGGGAAACCGACCCCGCGGTCGCCGCACAGTCACCGGAGACCGAGCGGTTCGCCGAGGCATGGAAAGCGGCTGACAAGGTCGTGTTCTCGCGTTCGCTCGAGTCAGTGTGGACAGAGCGGACCCGACTCGAACGCGAGCTCACGACCGAGACCCTTCGCGCCGCGAAGTACGGCGCACAGGGCAACCTCACGATCGAGGGCCCGATCCTCGCCCGCTCGGCGCTCGAGCGCGGCATGGTCGACGAGGTCGAACTGCTCCTGTGCCCCATCATCGTCGGCGGCGGGAGCCCGGTCTTTCCGGCCGGGGTGTTCTCGAAGCTCGAGCTCACGCGCGAGCGCCGCTTCGACAACGGCATGGTGCAGGTGCGCTACGACGTCCGCCGATAA
- the mftF gene encoding mycofactocin biosynthesis glycosyltransferase MftF (Members of this protein family, MftF, are glycosyltransferases, members of PF00535 (glycosyl transferase family 2). The encoding gene is found as part of the mycofactocin cassette, in Mycobacterium tuberculosis, many other Actinobacteria, and occasional members of other lineages. Mycofactocin itself, a putative redox carrier, is a heavily modified derivative of the C-terminal Val-Tyr dipeptide of the mycofactocin precursor MftA (TIGR03969).), which translates to MSEGARDEHTEAPAAPTHGALAPILDVRTEVSWLTDGSYRFVGGEPMTMLRLDGQAFSRPPLGIGLLGISDRIAEAFYARGLAHPTPIAYRGPYRLDESSSLAHLSIVVPVKDDHEGVRALAESLGPIRARGASMIVVDDGSATPLRGADLGDAETVQIVRHDRTRGPAAARNAGIALAEQRGATEVMLLDADTVVSGSGWLALLRLHFARPDVCMVAPRIVAAEPGTRGVRGFETARSALDMGAHPARVAPRTSVPYVPSAALLLHLPRLRELLGEGDLFAAGMHVAEDVDLCWRVLRAGGEIRYEPVAHVAHTHRLGLVAMLRRRMFYGEGASRLARDHEAEIVPAIFSTRTLIAAAGFWWFRPWSLALAAAMTVWSAASVHNTLGGSKRLTARIVIKSQANSVWQLASAVLRPYAPATLAVLAATSTSSIGRRGARIVAVAAVAEGVRHWWRQRPPQGRPVNDLPSHLLLHRADDLAYGLGVWKSVLAERSPRALRPELRR; encoded by the coding sequence GTGAGTGAGGGCGCGCGCGACGAACACACCGAGGCACCGGCGGCGCCGACTCACGGCGCGCTCGCACCGATTCTCGACGTGCGCACAGAGGTGTCCTGGCTAACCGACGGGAGCTACCGTTTCGTGGGCGGCGAACCCATGACGATGCTGCGGTTGGACGGCCAGGCATTCAGTCGTCCGCCGCTCGGGATCGGTCTACTCGGTATCTCCGACCGGATCGCCGAGGCGTTCTATGCCCGCGGGCTCGCGCATCCCACGCCGATCGCCTACAGGGGTCCCTACCGCCTCGACGAGTCCTCCAGTCTTGCGCACCTGTCCATCGTCGTGCCGGTCAAGGACGACCACGAGGGTGTGCGGGCGCTAGCCGAATCGCTCGGGCCGATTCGAGCGCGCGGGGCTTCGATGATCGTCGTGGACGACGGAAGTGCAACCCCGTTGCGAGGCGCCGATCTCGGCGACGCCGAAACGGTGCAGATCGTGCGCCACGATCGCACCCGGGGGCCGGCCGCCGCCCGTAACGCGGGCATCGCGCTGGCCGAGCAGCGCGGCGCGACAGAGGTGATGCTCCTCGATGCCGACACGGTTGTCTCCGGAAGCGGATGGCTCGCCTTGCTCCGCCTACACTTCGCCCGGCCGGACGTGTGCATGGTGGCTCCGAGAATCGTTGCCGCCGAGCCCGGCACGAGGGGCGTGCGCGGGTTCGAGACCGCCCGTTCCGCCCTTGACATGGGTGCGCACCCCGCCCGGGTCGCCCCGCGTACCTCGGTGCCGTACGTGCCCAGCGCCGCATTGCTGCTCCATCTCCCGAGGCTGCGCGAACTCCTCGGCGAAGGCGATCTTTTCGCCGCCGGTATGCACGTTGCCGAAGACGTCGACCTGTGCTGGCGCGTGCTCCGCGCCGGTGGCGAAATCCGCTACGAACCCGTCGCTCACGTCGCCCACACCCATCGACTCGGCCTCGTCGCGATGCTGCGGCGACGAATGTTCTACGGCGAAGGCGCATCTCGGCTTGCCCGGGATCACGAAGCCGAGATCGTCCCCGCGATTTTCAGCACCAGAACGTTGATCGCAGCGGCCGGTTTCTGGTGGTTTCGGCCCTGGTCTCTCGCGCTTGCCGCGGCGATGACGGTGTGGTCGGCGGCATCGGTTCACAACACTCTCGGCGGCAGCAAGCGACTGACCGCGCGCATCGTAATCAAGAGCCAGGCCAACTCTGTATGGCAACTCGCCTCCGCAGTGCTTCGCCCGTACGCGCCCGCAACGCTTGCCGTTCTCGCGGCTACCTCCACCTCGTCGATCGGTCGCAGGGGCGCAAGGATCGTCGCCGTTGCCGCAGTCGCCGAAGGTGTGCGGCACTGGTGGCGCCAACGGCCGCCGCAGGGCCGCCCGGTCAACGACCTGCCCTCGCATCTCCTTCTCCACCGCGCCGACGATCTCGCCTACGGGCTCGGGGTGTGGAAATCGGTTCTCGCCGAGCGAAGCCCCAGGGCGCTCCGGCCGGAACTTCGGCGATGA
- a CDS encoding mycofactocin-coupled SDR family oxidoreductase has protein sequence MGQFDGKVVYITGIARGQGRKYATRFAAEGAKIIGCDIADKASAWTRYPASTPEDMAETEKLVAEAGGELFARVGDVRDLAFQQQLVADGVAHFGGRLDIVVANAGICNWGKLWEMDEEQWNDTIDINLTGYWKTLKASIPHMLEAGNGGAITLLSSVAGLKSMPMQAAYSASKHGVVGLAQTAAKELGRHGIRVNTVHPYGVLTPMGGKDEGAHEVFNDMPEFLPHFEPILGMGMAKTDDIADSVLFLSSEQARTITGTTFTVDMGATKV, from the coding sequence ATGGGACAGTTCGACGGCAAGGTCGTGTACATCACCGGAATCGCGCGCGGGCAGGGGCGCAAGTACGCCACGCGCTTCGCGGCCGAGGGGGCGAAGATCATCGGCTGCGATATCGCCGATAAGGCGTCCGCGTGGACCCGGTACCCGGCCTCGACGCCCGAGGACATGGCCGAGACGGAAAAACTCGTCGCCGAGGCAGGGGGCGAACTGTTCGCCCGCGTCGGCGACGTGCGCGACCTCGCATTCCAGCAGCAGCTCGTCGCCGACGGTGTCGCCCACTTCGGCGGCCGCCTCGACATCGTGGTCGCCAACGCCGGCATCTGCAACTGGGGCAAGTTGTGGGAGATGGACGAGGAGCAGTGGAACGACACCATCGACATCAACCTCACCGGCTATTGGAAGACGCTCAAGGCGTCGATCCCGCATATGCTCGAGGCGGGTAACGGCGGGGCGATCACGCTGCTCAGCAGCGTCGCCGGCCTCAAATCGATGCCGATGCAGGCGGCGTATTCGGCATCCAAGCACGGCGTCGTCGGGCTCGCGCAGACCGCGGCGAAGGAGCTCGGCCGCCACGGCATCCGCGTGAACACCGTCCACCCCTACGGTGTGCTCACTCCCATGGGTGGCAAGGACGAGGGTGCCCACGAGGTCTTCAACGACATGCCCGAATTCCTCCCGCATTTCGAGCCGATCCTCGGAATGGGTATGGCCAAGACCGACGACATCGCCGACTCCGTGCTGTTCCTGTCTTCCGAGCAGGCCCGGACCATCACCGGCACCACGTTTACCGTCGACATGGGCGCGACCAAGGTCTGA
- a CDS encoding lipocalin family protein: MLRRHSTPTRARPTMLRGAAASAAVALAALAALALSPAAAAQSTSPNEAGQRAASSSDIPVPGGVQLGSVGGDPLTEVGHVDPERYAGKWYQLAAIPQPFNIQCVANTTAEYEVTNPTTLSVRNSCDRAFGGRSSIDGEARVTNEETNASLRVAFSGVPGQDPNGPTNYRITYLADDYSLAIVGSPDRSSGFVLSRTPDLPADRWDDVSEIITERGWTDCAFLSSPTTDGQGGMTPLCLR, translated from the coding sequence ATGCTCCGCCGTCATTCCACTCCCACCCGTGCCCGACCGACCATGCTGCGGGGTGCCGCTGCCTCCGCCGCCGTCGCACTCGCCGCCCTCGCCGCGCTCGCCTTGTCGCCCGCGGCGGCCGCACAGTCCACGAGCCCGAACGAAGCCGGGCAGAGGGCCGCGAGCTCGTCCGACATCCCTGTTCCCGGCGGCGTGCAGCTCGGCTCGGTCGGCGGGGACCCGCTCACCGAGGTCGGCCACGTCGATCCCGAGCGTTATGCGGGCAAGTGGTACCAGCTTGCCGCCATACCGCAGCCGTTCAATATCCAGTGCGTCGCCAACACGACCGCCGAATATGAGGTGACCAACCCGACGACCCTGTCCGTGCGCAACTCCTGCGACCGGGCGTTCGGTGGCCGCTCATCCATCGACGGCGAGGCCCGGGTGACAAACGAGGAGACGAATGCCTCGCTACGCGTTGCGTTCTCCGGCGTACCCGGGCAGGACCCCAATGGGCCGACGAATTACCGCATCACGTATCTGGCGGACGACTATTCGCTCGCGATCGTCGGGTCCCCGGACCGCAGCTCGGGCTTCGTGCTCAGTCGCACCCCGGACCTGCCCGCCGATCGCTGGGACGACGTCAGCGAGATCATCACCGAACGGGGCTGGACCGACTGCGCATTCCTCTCGTCTCCGACCACGGACGGACAAGGCGGAATGACGCCGCTATGCCTGCGCTAG
- the mftR gene encoding mycofactocin system transcriptional regulator (MftR, the mycofactocin system transcriptional regulator, is an uncharacterized TetR family DNA-binding transcription factor. Its role is inferred by context. It occurs as part of the biosynthesis locus for mycofactocin, a partially characterized electron carrier derived from the terminal Val-Tyr dipeptide of the precursor peptide MftA, through a radical SAM enzyme-mediated process.), with the protein MPSHSPGAPDDASRASTGNIDHAPGRRPSTSRRRIFTSAMELFATRGYSSTNVEDIAVAAGISRRTLFRYYPNKAAIPWGEFSDQIAVMREHFVLIDDVLPLRDALSDALVFFNTFPASETRVHRARMRLLLDEPELQAHSVLMYSDWRAAIAEFVAGRRGESTTDLIPLAVAHAAQGIAMSSYQAWLSLPEDEGSQEALHGYLQKACEILD; encoded by the coding sequence ATGCCTTCACACTCCCCCGGCGCGCCGGACGACGCCTCGCGCGCATCGACAGGCAACATCGATCACGCCCCCGGGCGCCGGCCCTCCACCAGCCGGCGACGCATCTTCACCTCCGCCATGGAGTTGTTCGCCACTCGCGGATACTCCTCGACAAACGTCGAGGACATCGCGGTGGCGGCGGGCATTTCCCGGCGTACGCTGTTCCGCTACTACCCCAATAAGGCCGCGATTCCCTGGGGCGAGTTTTCCGATCAGATCGCTGTCATGCGCGAACATTTCGTACTTATCGACGACGTGCTCCCACTTCGCGACGCCCTCTCCGACGCGCTCGTTTTCTTCAACACCTTTCCCGCCTCGGAGACTCGCGTGCACCGGGCGCGAATGCGCCTGTTGCTCGACGAGCCGGAACTACAGGCGCACTCGGTGCTCATGTACTCGGATTGGCGCGCCGCGATCGCCGAGTTCGTCGCGGGCCGGCGCGGCGAAAGCACCACCGACCTCATTCCGCTGGCCGTCGCGCACGCCGCACAAGGGATCGCGATGTCCTCGTACCAAGCCTGGCTGTCGCTTCCGGAAGACGAGGGATCGCAGGAGGCGTTACATGGCTACCTGCAGAAAGCGTGCGAAATACTCGACTGA
- the mftE gene encoding mycofactocin biosynthesis peptidyl-dipeptidase MftE: protein MPESARGSGRSTSVALAVLPLGATEQHGPHLPTDTDARIARAIASSAVIHMEHAGMTAELLPAQAIGASGEHAGFAGLVSIGNAVLRSVLIEIGRSVCEWAPRLLIVNAHGGNVGALTAAVVALRGEGRDVAWVACETATGPSDTHAGRGETSIMLALAPDEVKMDAARPGCTAPLAEILPELRRGGVRAVSASGVLGDPTGASAEEGREMVAENVRRIASAAQPWEIDSRGHLSDR from the coding sequence GTGCCCGAGTCCGCGCGCGGGTCCGGCCGCTCTACATCTGTCGCGCTGGCCGTGCTGCCCCTCGGCGCGACCGAACAGCACGGGCCGCACCTTCCCACGGACACCGATGCCCGGATCGCCAGGGCGATCGCCTCCTCCGCCGTCATACACATGGAACATGCAGGTATGACGGCGGAGCTCCTTCCCGCCCAGGCGATCGGGGCCTCCGGCGAGCATGCGGGGTTCGCCGGGCTGGTCTCCATCGGAAACGCGGTGCTGCGGAGCGTGCTGATCGAGATCGGTCGCTCGGTGTGCGAGTGGGCGCCGCGGCTTCTCATCGTCAACGCTCACGGCGGAAACGTGGGCGCGCTCACGGCGGCCGTGGTGGCGCTGCGCGGCGAGGGGCGGGATGTCGCGTGGGTGGCGTGCGAGACGGCGACGGGCCCGTCCGATACCCACGCCGGCCGCGGTGAAACCTCGATCATGCTCGCGCTGGCTCCGGACGAGGTGAAGATGGACGCCGCGCGCCCCGGCTGCACGGCCCCACTTGCCGAGATCCTCCCCGAACTCAGACGCGGGGGAGTGCGCGCGGTCTCCGCCAGTGGCGTGCTCGGAGACCCGACCGGCGCGAGCGCCGAGGAAGGGCGGGAGATGGTGGCCGAAAACGTGCGGCGGATCGCGTCCGCCGCGCAGCCGTGGGAGATCGATTCGCGCGGGCACCTATCCGATCGTTGA
- the mftB gene encoding mycofactocin biosynthesis chaperone MftB (MftB, a small protein, is a peptide chaperone that assists the radical SAM enzyme MftC in performing two modifications to the C-terminal Val-Tyr dipeptide of the mycofactocin precursor peptide, MftA. MftB's role is analogous to the role of PqqD in the biosynthesis of PQQ, a cofactor that derives entirely from a Tyr and a Glu in the precursor PqqA.) produces the protein MPAAAPAGIHQDSQAKAGAGFALDAGWRLHPHVALRPEPFGALLYHFHTRKLSFLKHPAIVEVVKTMADHDTAAAAIRDAGVDIDDPHVARLYMHALGQLAESQMIVPQ, from the coding sequence ATGCCCGCAGCAGCACCGGCCGGTATCCACCAAGATTCGCAGGCGAAAGCCGGCGCGGGTTTCGCGCTGGATGCCGGCTGGCGCCTGCACCCGCACGTGGCATTGCGTCCCGAACCCTTCGGCGCGCTCCTGTACCACTTCCACACGCGCAAGCTTTCTTTTCTCAAGCACCCGGCGATCGTCGAGGTCGTCAAGACGATGGCCGACCACGACACCGCGGCGGCAGCCATCCGAGACGCCGGCGTCGATATCGATGACCCGCACGTCGCCCGTCTCTACATGCATGCGCTCGGCCAGCTCGCCGAGTCGCAGATGATCGTTCCCCAGTAA
- the mftA gene encoding mycofactocin precursor MftA (Mycofactocin is a small molecule electron carrier derived from the final two amino acids, Val-Tyr, of MftA, the mycofactocin precursor. It plays a role in redox homeostasis and the metabolism of alcohols and aldehydes in Actinobacteria, including Mycobacterium tuberculosis.) — protein sequence MTARRRFVMDSKHNDEVMLDEALIEEVSIDGMCGVY from the coding sequence TTGACAGCACGAAGGAGGTTCGTCATGGACAGCAAGCACAATGACGAGGTCATGCTCGACGAGGCGCTCATCGAAGAGGTCTCGATCGACGGTATGTGCGGGGTGTACTGA
- the mftD gene encoding pre-mycofactocin synthase MftD (MftD, an enzyme found in the mycofactocin biosynthesis locus, performs an oxidative deamination of 3-amino-5-[(p-hydroxyphenyl)methyl]-4,4-dimethyl-2-pyrrolidinone (AHDP). The resulting compound, now called pre-mycofactocin (PMFT), is a biologically active redox cofactor that can oxidize the non-exchangeable NADH of TIGR03971 family SDR-type oxidoreductases.), with translation MASLSELAELNPWRKNPWFESVAEAQRRAKKKLPKSVYMALIAGSERGLTRDDNTDAFGELGFKPHVVGAKAERSMETSVMGQPISFPVMISPTGVQAVTPDGEVDVARAAAARGTAMGLSSFASKPIEEVAAVNPQTFFQVYWLGGKEEVLARLERAKAAGAKGVIITTDWSFSIGRDWGSPEIPEKLDAKAMVKLAPELAVRPRWVTEWAKSVIENKAMPDLTTPNLVAPGEVGPTFFGAYGEWQGTPPPTWEDIAWIARNFDGPVMLKGITRVDDAKRAVDAGVTAISVSNHGGNNLDGTPASIRCLAPIVDAVGGDVEVVLDGGIRRGGDVAKALALGARAVMIGRAYLWGLGANGQTGVENVLDLLRMGLDSALIGTGKSSISELSRDDLIIPEDFFRRLGE, from the coding sequence GTGGCCTCTCTCTCCGAACTCGCAGAGCTCAACCCGTGGCGCAAGAACCCCTGGTTCGAGTCCGTCGCCGAAGCGCAGCGGCGCGCAAAGAAAAAGCTGCCGAAAAGCGTGTACATGGCGCTCATCGCAGGTTCGGAGCGCGGGCTGACACGGGACGACAACACGGACGCCTTCGGTGAGCTCGGTTTCAAACCGCACGTGGTCGGCGCGAAGGCCGAGCGGTCGATGGAGACCTCCGTCATGGGGCAACCCATCAGCTTTCCGGTGATGATCTCGCCGACCGGAGTTCAGGCGGTGACCCCGGACGGAGAGGTCGACGTCGCCCGCGCCGCCGCGGCCCGCGGCACCGCGATGGGGCTGTCGTCCTTCGCGTCGAAGCCGATCGAGGAGGTCGCGGCGGTCAACCCGCAGACCTTCTTCCAGGTGTATTGGCTCGGCGGGAAGGAGGAGGTGCTGGCGCGCCTCGAGCGGGCGAAGGCGGCCGGCGCCAAGGGCGTCATCATCACCACCGACTGGTCGTTCTCCATCGGCCGCGACTGGGGGAGCCCGGAGATTCCGGAGAAGCTCGACGCGAAGGCGATGGTCAAGCTCGCGCCCGAGCTCGCGGTGCGCCCCCGCTGGGTGACCGAATGGGCCAAATCGGTGATCGAGAACAAGGCAATGCCGGACCTGACGACGCCGAACCTCGTCGCCCCGGGCGAGGTGGGCCCGACGTTCTTCGGCGCCTACGGCGAATGGCAGGGCACCCCGCCTCCCACGTGGGAAGACATCGCGTGGATCGCCCGGAATTTCGACGGGCCGGTCATGCTCAAGGGAATCACCCGCGTCGACGACGCCAAGCGCGCCGTCGACGCCGGGGTCACCGCGATCTCCGTGTCCAACCACGGCGGCAACAACCTCGACGGCACCCCGGCATCGATCCGCTGTCTCGCGCCGATCGTCGACGCTGTCGGCGGGGATGTCGAGGTCGTGCTCGATGGCGGTATCCGGCGCGGCGGGGACGTAGCCAAGGCGCTCGCGCTCGGCGCGCGTGCGGTGATGATCGGCCGCGCGTACCTGTGGGGCCTCGGCGCCAATGGGCAGACGGGTGTGGAGAACGTTCTCGACCTGTTGCGCATGGGGCTCGACTCGGCGCTCATCGGCACGGGTAAGAGTTCCATTTCCGAGCTGTCTCGGGACGATTTGATCATTCCGGAGGATTTTTTCCGCCGGCTGGGCGAATAA
- the mftC gene encoding mycofactocin radical SAM maturase (MftC is a radical SAM/SPASM enzyme that catalyzes the first two steps in biosynthesis of the electron carrier mycofactocin from the terminal Val-Tyr dipeptide of the precursor peptide MftA.) — protein MTAPAVAPPPKVGRLVDQFEKGLDAPICLTWELTYACNLACVHCLSSSGKRDPRELSTEQCKAIIDELHKMQVFYVNIGGGEPTVRSDFWELVDYATANQVGVKFSTNGVRINEEVAERLAASDYVDVQISIDGATAEVNDAVRGPGSFDMACRALENLNNAGFRDAKISVVVTRENVGQLDEFKALADKYNATLRITRLRPSGRGADVWDDLHPLPEQQRDLYNWLVEHGENVLTGDSFFHLSAFGEGQGSLPGLNLCGAGRVVCLIDPIGDVYACPFAIHEEFLAGNIVDDGGFESVWQESELFRSLREPQSAGACASCNYFDSCRGGCMAAKFFTGLPMDGPDPECVQGFGEGLLEAERNVPSPSQDHSRTKGLAARKQPAGPVPLTLLTTPPRKPTHMCDESPI, from the coding sequence ATGACCGCCCCGGCCGTTGCCCCACCGCCCAAAGTCGGACGCCTTGTCGACCAGTTCGAGAAGGGTCTAGACGCCCCCATCTGCCTCACTTGGGAGCTGACGTACGCGTGCAACCTCGCGTGCGTGCACTGCCTGTCGTCGTCCGGCAAGCGCGATCCGCGCGAGCTCTCCACCGAACAGTGCAAGGCGATTATCGACGAGCTGCACAAGATGCAGGTCTTCTACGTGAACATCGGCGGCGGCGAGCCGACGGTGCGCTCGGACTTCTGGGAGCTCGTGGACTACGCCACCGCGAACCAGGTCGGGGTCAAGTTCTCCACCAACGGTGTACGGATCAACGAGGAGGTGGCCGAGCGCCTCGCCGCGAGCGACTACGTCGACGTGCAGATCAGCATCGACGGCGCGACCGCCGAGGTCAACGACGCCGTGCGCGGGCCCGGGTCGTTCGACATGGCGTGCCGCGCGCTCGAGAACCTCAACAATGCGGGCTTCCGCGACGCGAAGATCTCCGTCGTCGTGACGCGCGAGAACGTCGGACAGCTCGATGAGTTCAAGGCGCTCGCCGACAAGTACAACGCGACGCTTCGTATCACCCGCCTGCGTCCGTCCGGCCGCGGCGCCGATGTGTGGGACGACCTGCACCCGCTGCCCGAGCAGCAGCGCGACCTGTACAACTGGCTCGTCGAGCACGGCGAGAACGTGCTTACCGGGGACTCCTTCTTCCATCTGTCCGCGTTTGGGGAGGGCCAGGGTTCGCTCCCGGGGCTCAACCTGTGCGGCGCCGGCCGCGTGGTGTGCCTGATCGACCCGATCGGCGACGTGTACGCCTGCCCGTTTGCGATTCACGAGGAGTTCCTCGCAGGCAACATCGTCGATGACGGCGGCTTCGAGTCCGTGTGGCAGGAAAGCGAGCTGTTCCGCAGCCTGCGCGAGCCGCAGTCCGCGGGCGCCTGCGCCTCGTGCAACTACTTCGATTCGTGCCGCGGCGGCTGCATGGCCGCGAAGTTCTTCACCGGCCTCCCGATGGACGGTCCCGACCCCGAGTGCGTCCAAGGCTTCGGCGAGGGACTGCTGGAGGCGGAGCGGAACGTACCTTCGCCGTCACAAGACCATTCCCGCACGAAGGGACTCGCCGCGCGCAAGCAGCCCGCGGGGCCGGTACCGCTGACGCTCCTGACGACCCCGCCGCGCAAGCCCACGCACATGTGCGACGAGTCGCCCATCTAG